A genomic window from Aquitalea aquatilis includes:
- a CDS encoding phosphopentomutase, with translation MQRAIILILDSLGIGAAADAPQFGDAGSNTLGHIAMEAAAGRADKGRSGPLCLPNLSKMGLGHACQLSSGYFPAGMEQAAPVAAYGYARELSSGKDTPSGHWEIAGVPVLFDWGYFHDKDNSFPQALLDDIVAKAGLPGYLGNCHASGTEILDRLGEEHMRSGKPIFYTSADSVFQIACHEESFGLERLYQLCRITREALEPYNIGRVIARPFLGEGRGQFARTGNRKDLAVPPPAATVLQKLADAGGQVVSIGKIADIYAHVGITEQHKATGFDQIWDATLAAMRDTQERAIIMANFVDFDSSYGHRRDVAGYAAALEQFDHRLPEVMAALQPGDILILSADHGCDPTWPGSDHTREHIPVLCYGHGVKPGSIGERGSFADIGQSVAAHLGLPAMDYGTSFLN, from the coding sequence ATGCAACGCGCCATCATCCTGATACTTGATTCACTCGGCATCGGTGCTGCTGCCGATGCACCGCAATTCGGCGATGCCGGCAGCAATACCCTGGGCCATATCGCCATGGAAGCTGCTGCTGGCCGTGCCGACAAGGGCCGCAGCGGCCCGCTGTGCCTGCCCAACCTGTCGAAAATGGGGCTGGGCCATGCCTGTCAGCTGTCCTCTGGCTATTTCCCTGCCGGCATGGAGCAGGCCGCACCTGTTGCCGCTTATGGCTATGCCCGCGAACTGTCCAGCGGCAAGGATACGCCGTCCGGTCACTGGGAGATCGCCGGGGTGCCGGTGCTGTTCGACTGGGGCTATTTCCACGACAAGGACAACAGCTTCCCGCAGGCCCTGCTGGACGACATCGTGGCCAAGGCCGGCCTGCCGGGCTATCTGGGCAATTGCCACGCCTCCGGCACGGAAATTCTCGATCGTCTGGGTGAAGAACACATGCGCAGCGGCAAGCCTATCTTCTATACCTCGGCCGATTCGGTATTCCAGATCGCCTGCCACGAAGAAAGCTTTGGCCTGGAGCGGCTCTATCAGCTGTGCCGGATTACGCGGGAAGCACTGGAGCCCTACAATATCGGCCGGGTGATTGCGCGGCCGTTTCTGGGGGAAGGGCGCGGCCAGTTTGCCCGCACCGGCAACCGCAAGGACCTGGCTGTGCCGCCGCCAGCCGCCACCGTGCTGCAAAAGCTGGCCGATGCTGGCGGCCAGGTGGTGTCCATCGGCAAGATTGCTGACATCTACGCCCATGTAGGCATCACCGAACAGCACAAGGCTACCGGCTTCGACCAGATCTGGGATGCCACGCTGGCCGCCATGCGTGACACGCAGGAGCGCGCCATCATCATGGCCAACTTCGTCGATTTTGATTCCAGCTACGGCCATCGTCGCGATGTGGCCGGCTACGCCGCTGCACTGGAGCAGTTCGACCACCGTCTGCCGGAGGTCATGGCCGCCTTGCAACCGGGCGATATCCTGATCCTGTCGGCCGACCACGGCTGCGACCCTACCTGGCCCGGCTCGGATCACACCCGCGAGCATATCCCGGTGTTGTGCTACGGCCATGGCGTCAAGCCCGGCTCCATCGGCGAGCGTGGCAGCTTTGCCGATATCGGTCAGAGCGTGGCTGCGCATCTGGGCCTGCCCGCCATGGACTACGGCACCTCATTTCTGAACTGA
- the deoA gene encoding thymidine phosphorylase, producing the protein MFLPQEVIRRKRDGQTLSAEEIQQFVAGITDDSVADSQIAALAMAVYFRGMELEENVALALAMRDSGRCLHWADLNLPGPVLDKHSTGGVGDVVSLMLGPLIAACGGFVPMISGRGLGHTGGTLDKLSAIPGYNPFPTPERLRQVVREVGVAIIGQTGDLAPADRRFYATRDITATVESIALITASILSKKLAAGLDVLVMDVKAGSGAFMPSMEASIALAERIVQVGNGAGVRTSALITDMSQPLASAAGNSLETAEAVGYLKGEQRNPRLHAITMALCSEMLLAGGLATSEDDARQRLEQALDSGRAAEIFARMVAELGGPADFVEHHQRYLPAAPVLRPVYAERSGFVAAMDTRALGMAVCALGGGRRLASDQLDYRVGLTQFVELGQWVAADQPLLLIHAADERGADEAARRISSAISLSEAAPAALPLVYQTIHRR; encoded by the coding sequence ATGTTTTTGCCACAAGAAGTCATTCGCAGGAAACGCGATGGCCAGACGCTGTCGGCCGAGGAAATTCAGCAGTTTGTGGCTGGCATTACCGATGACAGCGTGGCCGACAGCCAAATAGCCGCCTTGGCCATGGCCGTGTATTTCCGCGGCATGGAGCTGGAAGAAAACGTCGCGCTGGCACTGGCCATGCGCGACTCGGGCCGCTGCCTGCACTGGGCCGACCTGAACTTGCCCGGCCCGGTGCTGGACAAGCATTCCACCGGCGGTGTCGGCGACGTGGTGTCGTTGATGCTGGGCCCGCTGATTGCCGCCTGTGGCGGTTTTGTGCCGATGATTTCCGGCCGCGGCCTGGGCCATACCGGCGGCACGCTGGACAAGCTGTCGGCCATTCCAGGCTACAACCCCTTTCCCACACCAGAGCGTCTGCGTCAGGTGGTGCGTGAGGTCGGCGTGGCCATCATCGGCCAGACCGGCGATCTGGCCCCGGCCGACCGCCGTTTCTATGCCACGCGCGACATCACCGCCACGGTGGAATCCATCGCGCTGATTACCGCCTCCATCCTGTCGAAAAAGCTGGCCGCCGGGCTGGATGTGCTGGTGATGGACGTCAAGGCCGGTAGCGGCGCTTTCATGCCCAGCATGGAAGCCTCCATCGCGCTGGCCGAACGCATCGTGCAGGTGGGCAATGGCGCGGGAGTGCGCACCAGTGCACTGATTACCGACATGAGTCAGCCGCTGGCCTCAGCGGCAGGTAACAGTCTGGAAACCGCCGAGGCGGTAGGCTATCTGAAGGGCGAGCAGCGTAATCCGCGGCTGCACGCCATCACCATGGCCTTGTGCAGTGAAATGCTGTTGGCCGGTGGGCTGGCCACCAGCGAAGATGATGCGCGCCAGCGACTGGAGCAGGCGCTGGACTCTGGCCGCGCTGCAGAGATCTTTGCGCGCATGGTGGCCGAGTTGGGTGGGCCGGCAGATTTTGTCGAGCACCATCAGCGTTATCTGCCGGCAGCACCGGTGCTGCGCCCGGTCTATGCTGAGCGCAGCGGCTTTGTCGCCGCCATGGACACCCGGGCCCTGGGCATGGCGGTGTGTGCGCTGGGTGGCGGCCGCCGCCTGGCCAGCGACCAGTTGGACTACCGGGTCGGCCTGACGCAGTTTGTCGAACTGGGGCAGTGGGTGGCCGCCGATCAGCCCTTGTTGTTGATTCATGCTGCTGATGAGCGCGGAGCCGACGAAGCCGCCCGCCGCATCAGCAGTGCCATTAGCCTGAGCGAGGCAGCACCAGCGGCCTTGCCGCTGGTCTATCAGACCATCCACCGCCGCTGA
- the deoC gene encoding deoxyribose-phosphate aldolase has translation MSELITAARRALSMMDLTTLNDDDTDAKVIALCQQARSSAGTVAALCVFPRFVALTRRTLDELGLSQVKVATVTNFPAGGADIAAAVAETEAAIAAGADEVDVVFPYRALMAGNAAVGAELVAACKDACGDKVLKVIIESGVLHESALIRQASLIAIEAGADFIKTSTGKVAVNATLEAAGIMLAAIRATGGHCGFKAAGGVRSAADAAEYIDLAEHLLGESWVTAEHFRFGASSLLASLQAEIAGMRSAPASGY, from the coding sequence ATGTCAGAACTCATTACTGCCGCGCGTCGCGCCCTGTCCATGATGGACCTTACCACCCTGAACGATGACGATACCGATGCCAAGGTGATCGCCCTGTGCCAGCAGGCTCGCAGCAGTGCCGGTACTGTGGCGGCGCTGTGCGTGTTTCCGCGCTTTGTCGCGCTGACGCGTCGCACGCTGGATGAGCTGGGCCTGTCGCAGGTCAAAGTGGCCACGGTGACCAACTTTCCCGCCGGCGGCGCTGATATCGCGGCCGCCGTTGCCGAAACTGAAGCCGCCATTGCTGCCGGGGCCGATGAAGTGGACGTGGTGTTTCCCTACCGTGCCCTGATGGCCGGCAATGCCGCAGTCGGGGCCGAGCTGGTGGCAGCCTGCAAGGACGCCTGTGGTGACAAAGTGCTGAAAGTCATCATCGAAAGCGGCGTGCTGCACGAATCGGCACTGATCCGTCAGGCCAGCCTGATCGCCATCGAAGCCGGGGCCGACTTCATCAAGACCTCCACCGGCAAAGTGGCCGTCAATGCCACACTGGAAGCCGCCGGCATCATGCTGGCAGCCATCCGCGCCACTGGCGGCCATTGTGGCTTCAAGGCGGCGGGTGGCGTGCGCAGTGCCGCCGATGCAGCTGAATACATCGACCTGGCCGAACACCTGCTGGGCGAGTCGTGGGTGACGGCAGAGCACTTCCGTTTTGGTGCGTCCAGCCTGCTGGCCAGCTTGCAGGCGGAAATCGCCGGTATGCGCAGCGCGCCTGCCAGCGGCTATTGA
- a CDS encoding NUDIX hydrolase has translation MSEPFCGAKAALFYQDSLLVYLRDDKPGLPFAACWDFPGGGREGQESPFACLQRETAEEFGILLQPEQLLWQRSYPSWHQSGVVSFFMVGQLRAEQVAAIRFGDEGQCWRWMTPAEYLGHRAAVPYLQQRLQHYLQHMGD, from the coding sequence ATGAGTGAGCCGTTTTGCGGAGCCAAGGCGGCGCTGTTTTATCAGGACAGCCTGCTGGTGTATCTGCGTGACGACAAACCCGGCCTGCCGTTTGCCGCCTGTTGGGATTTCCCCGGTGGCGGCCGCGAAGGGCAGGAAAGTCCGTTTGCCTGTCTGCAGCGTGAAACCGCAGAAGAATTCGGCATCCTGCTACAGCCGGAGCAACTGCTCTGGCAGCGTAGCTACCCCAGCTGGCACCAGTCCGGTGTCGTCAGCTTTTTCATGGTGGGCCAGCTCCGTGCGGAGCAGGTCGCGGCCATCCGCTTTGGTGACGAAGGCCAGTGTTGGCGCTGGATGACGCCTGCCGAGTACCTTGGCCACCGCGCCGCCGTCCCCTATCTGCAGCAACGTCTGCAACACTATCTGCAGCACATGGGCGACTAG
- a CDS encoding RelA/SpoT family protein, producing MVSVVRSMADTLADAADPTRWLELLSASLPEAESALLSRAFAAARELYRGKALASTGEDLFSHAVSAAAIVADLNLLTDAIVATLLFAVPDQRAEWQEWMTENFGQTVTVLVDGVGGVRRITELARIDKLETPEERARQAETMRKMLLAMVADIRVVLIKLAWRTQTMHYLPHVHDEAVRRAIATETLDLFAPLANRLGVWQIKWELEDLGFRHTEPDSYKKIAKLLDERRLERIDYIGRVLDTLRGELKAAGVKAEVAGRPKHIFSIWKKMKKKKLDFSELYDIRAVRILVDKLPDCYTALGIIHGMWQPIPGEFDDYISHPKANNYRSLHTAVIGPEDKALEVQIRTFEMHEHAEFGVAAHWRYKEGGKGDAQYEEKISWLRQLLDWREEMSDREGLAEAFKTELFSDTIYVLTPQGRVLALPHGATPIDFAYAIHSGLGNRCRGAKVEGQIVPLSTPLQNGQRVEVLTAKEGGPSVNWLHDGWVKSHRAISKIRQYIRMQNADTVRETGKQLFERELARHPHLQPNLGALAEKLGYAKMDELYGAMGHGELTVRSVANAILSFAPPPPADVEPESIIRASRGGHDAGGILIEGVDNLMTVLAKCCKPAPPDAVVGFVTKGRGISIHRTNCLTLKRLSADVPERLISAGWGEQKSSVFPIDIEVVSLDRGGLLRDISDVLSREKLNLIAVHTLSRDMRAKMRFTVEVRQVQDISRVLARMMELPGVTDARRV from the coding sequence ATGGTTTCCGTAGTACGTTCGATGGCCGATACCCTGGCCGATGCTGCCGACCCGACGCGGTGGCTGGAACTGTTGTCCGCCAGCCTGCCCGAGGCTGAGTCCGCCCTGTTGAGCCGCGCCTTCGCGGCCGCCCGCGAGCTCTACCGTGGCAAGGCGCTGGCCAGTACCGGTGAAGACCTGTTCAGCCATGCCGTATCCGCCGCAGCCATTGTGGCGGACCTCAATCTGCTGACCGATGCCATCGTCGCCACCCTGCTGTTTGCCGTGCCGGACCAGCGCGCTGAATGGCAGGAATGGATGACGGAAAACTTCGGCCAGACCGTGACCGTGCTGGTGGATGGCGTGGGCGGCGTGCGTCGCATTACCGAACTGGCGCGCATCGACAAGCTGGAAACCCCGGAAGAGCGCGCCCGCCAGGCGGAAACCATGCGCAAGATGCTGCTGGCCATGGTGGCGGATATTCGCGTAGTGCTGATCAAGCTGGCCTGGCGCACCCAGACCATGCACTACCTGCCCCATGTGCATGACGAGGCAGTACGGCGCGCCATCGCTACCGAAACACTCGACCTGTTTGCCCCACTGGCCAACCGCCTGGGGGTGTGGCAGATCAAGTGGGAACTGGAAGACCTGGGCTTTCGCCATACCGAGCCCGACAGCTACAAGAAAATCGCCAAGCTGCTGGACGAGCGCCGGCTGGAGCGTATCGACTATATCGGCCGCGTGCTGGATACCCTGCGTGGCGAGCTGAAAGCGGCTGGAGTCAAGGCCGAGGTGGCGGGGCGGCCCAAGCATATCTTCTCTATCTGGAAAAAGATGAAGAAGAAAAAGCTCGACTTTTCCGAGCTGTACGACATCCGTGCCGTGCGCATCCTGGTGGACAAGCTGCCGGACTGCTATACCGCGCTGGGCATCATCCACGGCATGTGGCAGCCCATTCCCGGCGAGTTCGACGACTACATCTCCCACCCCAAGGCCAATAATTACCGCAGCCTGCACACCGCGGTGATCGGCCCGGAAGACAAGGCGCTGGAAGTGCAGATCCGCACCTTCGAAATGCACGAACATGCCGAGTTCGGCGTGGCCGCGCACTGGCGCTACAAGGAAGGCGGCAAGGGCGATGCGCAGTACGAGGAAAAAATCTCCTGGCTGCGCCAACTGCTGGACTGGCGCGAGGAAATGTCGGACCGCGAAGGGCTGGCCGAAGCCTTCAAGACCGAGCTGTTCTCCGACACCATTTATGTGCTGACCCCGCAAGGCCGGGTGCTGGCGCTGCCGCACGGTGCCACTCCCATCGATTTCGCCTATGCCATTCACTCCGGCCTGGGCAACCGCTGCCGTGGTGCCAAGGTGGAAGGGCAGATCGTGCCCCTGTCCACACCCTTGCAAAACGGCCAGCGAGTGGAAGTCCTCACGGCCAAGGAAGGCGGGCCGTCGGTCAACTGGCTGCACGACGGCTGGGTCAAGAGCCACCGTGCCATTTCCAAGATCCGCCAGTACATCCGCATGCAGAATGCCGATACCGTGCGCGAAACCGGCAAGCAATTGTTCGAGCGCGAACTGGCGCGCCATCCGCATCTCCAGCCCAATCTGGGCGCGCTGGCGGAGAAACTGGGCTATGCCAAGATGGACGAGCTGTACGGTGCCATGGGGCATGGCGAGCTTACCGTGCGCTCCGTGGCCAATGCCATTCTCAGCTTTGCCCCGCCGCCGCCGGCCGATGTGGAGCCGGAAAGCATCATCCGCGCCAGTCGGGGCGGCCATGACGCAGGCGGCATCCTGATCGAAGGGGTGGACAACCTGATGACGGTGCTGGCCAAGTGCTGCAAGCCGGCACCGCCGGATGCCGTGGTTGGCTTTGTCACCAAGGGCCGGGGCATCTCCATTCACCGCACCAACTGCCTCACGCTCAAGCGCCTGTCGGCCGATGTGCCGGAACGGCTGATTTCAGCGGGGTGGGGCGAGCAGAAAAGCAGCGTGTTCCCGATTGATATCGAAGTGGTATCGCTGGATCGCGGTGGTCTGCTGCGCGACATTTCCGATGTGCTGTCACGGGAAAAGCTCAACCTGATTGCCGTGCACACCCTGTCGCGCGATATGCGCGCCAAAATGCGCTTTACCGTGGAAGTACGCCAGGTACAGGACATCAGCCGGGTACTGGCGCGCATGATGGAGCTGCCCGGCGTCACCGACGCGCGGCGCGTGTAA
- the mutY gene encoding A/G-specific adenine glycosylase → MQDSFATRLVAWQKQHGRHDLPWQVSDPYRVWLSEIMLQQTQVTAVLEYYARFLQRFPDVASLAAASVDEVLALWSGLGYYSRARNLHKAAVMVMDEFGGHFPAQREALQHLPGVGRSTAAAIASFAFGQRETILDGNVKRVLARCFGIAGFPGEKAVEKQLWALAESLLPADSDQMTAYTQGLMDLGATVCGRKPACTVCPMVDGCVAARQGRTHELPTPRPKKAVPTRHTVMLLAQHGDRIWLERRPPSGIWGGLLSLPEFADSMALEAWFAQQGSGDVLPSWPELEHVFTHYRLIITPVPARLDTLAATGVQESAGQWIPLQQALEAGLPAPVKRLLQRLLA, encoded by the coding sequence TTGCAGGATTCATTTGCCACCCGCCTGGTGGCCTGGCAGAAACAGCATGGCCGTCACGATCTGCCCTGGCAGGTGAGCGACCCCTATCGGGTGTGGCTGTCGGAAATCATGTTGCAGCAGACGCAGGTCACGGCGGTGCTGGAGTACTACGCTCGCTTTCTGCAGCGCTTCCCCGATGTGGCGTCGCTGGCGGCCGCTTCGGTGGACGAGGTGCTGGCCTTGTGGAGCGGGCTTGGCTATTACAGCCGGGCGCGCAATTTGCATAAGGCGGCCGTGATGGTGATGGATGAATTTGGCGGCCATTTTCCGGCGCAGCGCGAGGCCTTGCAGCACCTGCCAGGTGTGGGGCGCTCCACCGCCGCAGCCATTGCGTCCTTCGCTTTCGGTCAGCGCGAAACCATTCTGGACGGCAATGTCAAAAGAGTGCTTGCGCGCTGCTTCGGCATTGCCGGTTTCCCCGGCGAAAAAGCGGTTGAAAAGCAGCTGTGGGCCTTGGCCGAATCCCTGCTGCCTGCCGACAGCGACCAGATGACAGCCTATACCCAGGGCCTGATGGACCTGGGCGCCACCGTATGCGGCCGCAAGCCGGCCTGTACGGTTTGCCCGATGGTGGATGGCTGTGTGGCTGCCCGCCAGGGCCGCACCCACGAGCTGCCGACGCCGCGCCCGAAAAAGGCGGTGCCCACCCGCCACACCGTCATGTTGCTGGCGCAGCATGGAGACCGTATCTGGCTGGAGCGGCGGCCGCCTTCCGGCATCTGGGGCGGGCTGTTGTCGCTGCCGGAGTTTGCCGACAGCATGGCGCTGGAGGCCTGGTTTGCCCAGCAGGGCAGTGGTGATGTGCTGCCCTCCTGGCCCGAGCTGGAGCATGTATTTACCCATTACCGCTTGATCATTACCCCGGTGCCGGCGCGGCTGGATACGCTGGCTGCCACCGGAGTGCAGGAATCCGCCGGACAGTGGATACCCTTGCAGCAGGCGCTGGAGGCGGGCTTGCCCGCACCGGTGAAGCGACTGTTGCAACGTCTGCTGGCCTGA
- a CDS encoding THUMP domain-containing protein, with protein MATFRSRQRASLRRDISSSETNSAQPAAGNAAASADGAAKGPIIQKKAPSADGPRDPYSARRPAGGQPPRQGERQFQQRDGDRKPYNRDDRERKPYPPRDGEKRFEPRDGERKPYSRDDRERKPYPPRDGEKRFEPRDGERKPFNRDDRERKPYPPRDGEKRFEPRDGERKPYNRDDRERKPYPPRDGEKRFEPRDGERKPYNCDDRERKPYPPRDGEKRFEPRDGERKPFNRDDRERKPYPPRDGEKRFEPRDGERKPYNRDDRERKPYPPRERDASAPRSLHPTDSRGDLHESRRPEGERSYQRDRGPSGRKPLNSQPDRQIEHKPHAPRHVERDVPAATTPTIPAAVEQGPRKLFSKPAERNPQPAARDDSFRREEAPRRFERAEQHSPRSYDKAPVERENRFRSDDAAPQEQAPRKLFSKPAAQHQDSPLEQAARPSERNDAASYYDPEILPAPSAERENRFRRDDTAPAAAPRRFEREDKPRAEGSQRKLFSKPSDSPRDNSFRREDSREQAPRRDARDERGSWSDRPSSLKPFDNNRRMERDPRAPRQHDSRQHGDSAKPAWSGKPAEQSVYALSGLRHNQLALFSPCPRGLEMTLVAELNALGASNVSKVDGGVAFNGDADIMMKANLHSRTASRVLLKLAEGGYQQESDIYQLAMQIDWPRWFDVSRSIKVKTDAIGAQLRSLDFVSLKVKDAVCDRFRQANAGRPNVDTREPDMRIHTFLTRDHATIYLDTSGEPLFKRGWREETGEAPLRENLAAGILLIAGYDGSQPLLDPMCGSGTFLVEAADIALKRAPGRKRRFGFQRLREFDALSWEALLSEARAAELPVRDLAIKGSDRARNMLPIARANLQRAGLVDAIELQAQDILEARPFADSGFIVTNPPYGVRMDEQDALAELYPQLGDWLKAYFAGWTAHFFSGDLRLSDMIHLSVKRRTPLFNGSLPCRLFAIPMVAGSARREKPAADADNAADEGNAAE; from the coding sequence ATGGCCACTTTCCGTTCACGCCAGCGCGCCAGTCTGCGCCGCGATATCAGCAGCAGCGAAACCAACTCCGCTCAGCCTGCCGCTGGCAACGCCGCAGCATCAGCCGACGGCGCGGCCAAGGGGCCCATCATCCAGAAAAAAGCGCCATCTGCCGACGGCCCGCGCGATCCTTATTCTGCGCGCCGTCCGGCCGGCGGCCAGCCGCCACGCCAGGGCGAACGCCAGTTCCAGCAACGCGATGGTGACCGCAAGCCATACAACCGCGACGACCGCGAGCGCAAGCCCTACCCGCCGCGTGACGGCGAAAAGCGTTTCGAACCGCGTGATGGCGAACGCAAGCCGTACAGCCGCGACGACCGTGAGCGCAAACCCTACCCGCCGCGTGACGGCGAAAAGCGTTTCGAACCGCGTGATGGCGAACGCAAGCCGTTCAACCGCGATGACCGTGAGCGCAAGCCCTACCCGCCGCGTGACGGCGAAAAGCGTTTTGAACCGCGCGATGGCGAACGCAAGCCGTACAACCGTGACGACCGTGAGCGCAAGCCCTACCCGCCGCGTGACGGCGAAAAGCGCTTCGAACCGCGCGATGGCGAACGCAAGCCGTACAACTGCGATGACCGCGAGCGCAAGCCCTATCCGCCGCGTGATGGAGAAAAGCGTTTTGAACCGCGCGATGGTGAACGCAAGCCGTTCAACCGTGATGACCGTGAGCGCAAGCCCTACCCGCCGCGTGACGGTGAAAAGCGCTTCGAACCGCGTGATGGCGAACGCAAGCCGTACAACCGTGACGACCGAGAGCGCAAGCCCTATCCACCGCGTGAACGCGATGCTTCGGCACCGCGCAGCCTGCACCCGACCGACAGCCGTGGCGATCTGCACGAATCGCGCCGCCCGGAAGGCGAGCGCAGCTATCAGCGTGATCGCGGCCCGTCCGGCCGCAAACCGCTGAACAGCCAGCCGGATCGCCAGATCGAACACAAGCCCCATGCACCGCGTCATGTGGAACGCGATGTGCCTGCAGCGACCACGCCGACTATTCCGGCAGCGGTAGAGCAAGGCCCACGCAAGCTGTTTTCCAAACCGGCCGAGCGCAATCCGCAGCCAGCCGCACGTGATGACAGCTTCCGCCGTGAAGAAGCCCCGCGCCGTTTTGAACGCGCAGAGCAACACAGTCCGCGCAGCTACGACAAGGCACCCGTCGAGCGGGAAAACCGTTTCCGCAGCGACGATGCGGCCCCGCAGGAACAGGCACCGCGCAAGCTGTTCTCCAAACCGGCCGCACAGCACCAGGACAGCCCGCTCGAACAGGCCGCGCGCCCGAGCGAGCGCAATGATGCCGCCAGCTACTACGACCCGGAAATCCTGCCGGCACCGAGCGCCGAGCGGGAAAACCGCTTCCGTCGTGATGACACCGCACCAGCCGCCGCACCGCGCCGCTTCGAACGCGAAGACAAGCCGCGTGCCGAAGGCAGCCAGCGCAAACTGTTCAGCAAGCCATCCGACAGCCCGCGTGACAACAGCTTCCGCCGTGAAGACAGCCGCGAGCAGGCCCCGCGCCGTGATGCACGCGACGAACGTGGCAGCTGGAGTGATCGACCGAGCAGCCTGAAGCCATTCGACAATAATCGCCGCATGGAGCGCGACCCGCGCGCACCGCGCCAGCACGACAGCCGCCAGCATGGCGACAGCGCCAAACCGGCCTGGAGCGGCAAGCCCGCAGAGCAGTCGGTCTACGCTCTGTCCGGCCTGCGTCACAATCAGCTGGCCTTGTTCTCGCCCTGCCCGCGCGGCCTGGAAATGACCCTGGTCGCCGAGCTCAATGCGCTGGGCGCCAGCAATGTCAGCAAGGTAGACGGCGGCGTAGCATTCAATGGCGACGCCGACATCATGATGAAGGCCAACCTGCACAGCCGTACCGCCAGCCGCGTACTGCTGAAACTGGCCGAAGGCGGCTACCAGCAGGAAAGCGACATCTACCAGCTGGCCATGCAGATCGACTGGCCGCGCTGGTTCGACGTATCGCGCAGCATCAAGGTGAAAACCGACGCCATCGGCGCACAATTGCGCAGCCTGGATTTTGTTTCGCTCAAGGTGAAAGATGCCGTGTGCGACCGCTTCCGTCAGGCCAATGCCGGCCGTCCCAATGTGGACACCCGCGAACCTGACATGCGCATCCACACCTTCCTTACCCGCGACCATGCCACCATCTATCTGGACACCAGCGGCGAGCCGCTGTTCAAGCGCGGCTGGCGCGAGGAAACCGGCGAAGCACCGCTGCGGGAAAACCTGGCCGCCGGCATCTTGCTGATTGCCGGTTACGATGGCAGCCAGCCCTTGCTGGACCCGATGTGTGGCAGCGGCACCTTCCTGGTGGAAGCCGCCGACATCGCCCTCAAGCGTGCGCCGGGCCGCAAACGCCGCTTCGGCTTCCAGCGCCTGCGCGAATTCGATGCCCTGTCCTGGGAAGCCCTGCTGAGCGAAGCCCGCGCGGCCGAGCTGCCGGTGCGCGATCTGGCCATCAAGGGCAGCGACCGCGCCCGCAACATGCTACCCATTGCCCGTGCCAACCTGCAACGCGCCGGCCTGGTCGATGCCATCGAACTGCAGGCACAGGACATTCTGGAAGCACGCCCGTTTGCCGACAGCGGCTTTATCGTCACCAACCCGCCCTATGGCGTGCGCATGGATGAGCAGGACGCGCTGGCCGAGCTATACCCGCAGCTGGGCGACTGGCTGAAAGCGTATTTTGCCGGCTGGACCGCCCACTTCTTCAGCGGCGACCTGCGCCTGTCCGACATGATTCACCTGTCGGTCAAACGCCGCACTCCGCTGTTCAACGGCTCGCTGCCCTGCCGCCTGTTTGCCATTCCCATGGTGGCCGGCAGCGCCCGCCGCGAAAAACCGGCGGCAGATGCAGATAACGCTGCCGATGAAGGGAACGCTGCCGAGTAA
- a CDS encoding DMT family transporter, whose protein sequence is MARDMNANFYVALGVGANALWGAAFIVPYALHDFPSELITVFRYAIYGITSIVILLLLGLGNVKISLPIFMAGNAISFCGNVGYYLFLTLGIKYSGFVYPALIIGLLPVSVILLAAFQDKRQSLLGLLPGMGLIVFGIILINYLNVNNSSGLSLDGDHVRGIGFSLIALSLLTIYCIANASFLKSNIGISSLRWAGLLGICALWQSILFSLCALVFAGYDISVFKAYSADRLIAFTLGVVFLGVFVSYLAMWLWNVSSRHISSIVAGRVLCLETIFALAYGYALDAHMPRAFELLGICLIVFGGYLVQWHAEAARQDA, encoded by the coding sequence ATGGCCCGTGATATGAATGCGAATTTTTATGTGGCGCTAGGTGTTGGCGCAAATGCCTTGTGGGGAGCGGCTTTTATTGTTCCGTATGCCCTGCATGATTTTCCCTCGGAGTTGATCACCGTTTTTCGTTATGCAATATATGGCATTACTTCGATTGTTATTTTACTGCTATTGGGTTTGGGTAATGTAAAAATCTCCTTGCCCATTTTCATGGCGGGAAATGCAATCTCATTCTGTGGCAATGTGGGCTATTATCTTTTTTTGACCTTGGGTATCAAATATAGTGGCTTCGTCTATCCTGCGCTGATTATTGGATTGTTACCCGTATCTGTTATCCTGCTTGCTGCGTTTCAAGACAAGAGACAGTCGCTGCTCGGTTTGCTGCCTGGTATGGGATTGATTGTTTTTGGAATTATATTGATTAATTATTTGAATGTGAATAATTCATCAGGCCTGTCGCTTGATGGCGACCATGTTCGCGGTATCGGTTTTTCGTTGATTGCTTTGTCGTTGCTTACAATATATTGCATTGCCAATGCCAGCTTTCTTAAGTCGAATATTGGTATTTCTTCATTGCGCTGGGCTGGGTTGTTGGGTATTTGCGCATTATGGCAAAGCATTCTGTTTTCGCTATGTGCTCTGGTATTTGCTGGGTATGATATATCGGTGTTCAAAGCCTATTCTGCCGACAGATTAATCGCCTTCACGCTTGGTGTCGTGTTTTTGGGTGTCTTTGTGTCTTATCTGGCAATGTGGCTGTGGAATGTGTCGTCACGCCATATTTCCAGCATCGTGGCCGGGAGAGTGCTTTGTCTGGAGACCATTTTTGCTCTGGCCTACGGTTATGCGCTTGATGCGCACATGCCTCGCGCATTCGAGCTGCTAGGTATCTGTCTTATTGTGTTTGGCGGGTATCTTGTCCAGTGGCATGCCGAAGCAGCACGCCAGGATGCGTGA